ttttgaccgtGAAACCGAACGCTTTTGACCGTGAAACCGAACGgggtggcaacgcgtcatgccttcccccacctgcgtaacaagagagagaaaaacggagCGAATACCGTAACtgtaacttcttctacttgttaaactttcatttttacaaccgacggaattgactgctttgaaggaGTACGTTTCaaacgcgaaagcgctcgaccaataattacgaatttacgtaatttgtaactcgaaataattacgtaattccgtaaattacgtgcaagcctactctCCACCTACTACTGTATGGATTAAAATGGACTTTCAGAACCTTTTTAATGACtgccttttttcttttgtgcttGGTTTTTTCAAACATTGCCTTCTGTGTGTGTTCTTATTGTTTGCTGTGAAACTTTTATCAATGATGCAAGCACTGTGtaggactgctttatttttcaacataaacttttgATTGACTGAAACTTAATTTTCCTTACTAGTTGTATTTACTGCGGGTTCAGgttgtagatatcggtatgtcgatatcggttatcggtcactagttggccgatttatcggtatcggtgccaaaaagtgatatcggtcgagctctaggAGTACAGTTTTTGTGCAACTTGTGTAACGGTACTCAGGAAGTATAAATTCATTGAATAAACTGATGAAAGTGTAGTTACCGGTTTGATGTTTGACAATTATATTTGCACATTCTATCTAAACACGagtataattaaaataaaacaacttcaAGTACCTTATAAATGCAGGAGTTGTGAAAAAGTACCGTAGTGCAGTAGTGTACCGTACAGTCATACAAGTAGGATATCGTACGGTATATTTCAGATCTTTATTCAATTAATGTTTAATTTTTACTAATTATGCAGAAATTATATTAAAGTAGCCTAGAATAAGTTGAAATCcttatcaaatatttaatatttctaaTGTGTCAGTGTTATTGGGTATAATTATTTGTAGGTACGGTGATGAATAGGTGACAGACagaaaaatggaaacaaaaGATTTGTTAATCCTTGAACCGTTTTATGGTGGATCACACAAACAACTGATAAAAACGATAACAAATTCGTTGGATAACCACAatgtaaaatatgatttattcaCACTACGAGCCAAGAAATGGCCTTGGAAAGCAAGATGTGGAGCTATTATGCTGTCGGAGGCCATTCCAAGAGATGTCTCATACAGAACATTATTCTGTAGTTCGGATTTGAGTCTCTCAGAATTTGTCGGAATAAGACCGGATTTTTATCACTGCCACAAGGTGGTGTATTTTCATGAAAACCAACTTGTATATCCAGTGCAGAAATCTGAAACTCTCGATTTTCAGTTTGGATATAACCAAATTTTGACAGCTCTTGCcgcaaatgaaatatattttaattctttATACAACTTTCAATCGtttgttatgaatataaatgaaTTTCTACGGAGAATACCCGAATATAAACCCAAAGATATCAAAGAAAAAATAGAATCAAAAAGTAAAGTTTTACATTTTCCTCTGAcatttaataaagaaatttCAACTTTAAAAGTAAAAGAagattcaaatgaaaaaatacttcACATTGTTTGGGCCCATAGATGGGAGTATGATAAAGATCCATTGACATTTTTTAAGACTTTGTTCGAGTTGCAAGagaatgatttcaaattttgcgTCTCAATTCTGGGACAGGGGTTCACCGATGTTCCGAAGGTTTTCACAGAGGGCAAGGAGAAGTTGAAAGAGGGTACAATTCAAAACTGGGGGTATGTTGAGGACAGGAACAAATATTTATCCATTTTACAATCGTGTGATGTCGCTATATCAACAGCAATCCATGAATTCTTTGGAGTATCTATGATGGAATGTTGCTATAGTGGTTGTTATCCATTATGTCCAAATAAACTATCTTACCCAGAAATATATCCTTCTGAATGCCTTTACAACACGCCAAGGcaattgtataaaaaattgaGAGAATTTTGTTTGAAACCCTGGCTTGCCTCAGAGTTGCATAAAAAGTTAAACattgattattcaaaatattcatggGATAAAATGGAATCTGATTATTTAAACATTTTGAAAGTAGGATCAAAACGTCAATGTACATgagaaaatgaaattgataatcCTGTGACAAGGGATTTCTAAGTAATTGTTGAAGCGAAATTTTAAAGCAGCATTCTGTGAAGTGCTTTTTTTAGGATTTGCTATTCTGATTGCcataattcagtaattgttttttCTGTAGAGGTATTTTTGAAGTGggattatgatttatttttatattatcattATTTCACTTCAAAATAAGTCGCACgtaaaaagaaatataagcaTGGTGTAATCTAATTTATACTATCAAATCGTTCGTTAAATATTTGGAACATGAATTATGAGGCATTGTATGGTCCcacaaaatattaattatgtTTGTATTGATAGTATTTCTCAATCTGCTGATACAGATGAAATGATCATGTTTCACGTATTTTTACAGATGTTGTGACTTCTATGTTAAAAAGAGTAGGTGTTGCTCTATTTATGTTAGTGCTCTTCAAAATGGAATAATCAGTGGGGTGGATGTCATTAAAAAACAGGCATGGGTGACACAATTTATCTTTTTCGGATGGCCCTGTGGACAGCATTTGTAGGAATCACCATTCATTTGCTGGTGAAGTTATCAATATGGTTCTGGGGGCAATATGAAATCAGGAAATGTACTTACGCATACTGGCCTTCATTGCCTTATCATTGGTTTTGGGGTCATTATCAACTTGCTGCAGTTATTCAGAAGTCACCcgaaaaaatgattgaatttatCAAATCTGCCACTGATAAATTTAGTCATGGTACTGCTCTGTATGTTGGTCCACTTATAACGTACGTGCGTGTGTACCATGAGAATATACTCAAAACAATTCTTGGCGGATCTGAGAAAAATTTCCCAAAGACTCCGACTCAATATCACGCTTTTGGTCCCTGGCTCGGAAAAGGCTTGTTAGTGCTTGATGGAAAAGAATGGCAACGACGCAGACGACTACTATCGAACTCATTCCATTTTGACATTCTGAAATCATATGCaattaaaatgaatgaatgttcGCAAGTTTTAGTTGATAAATGGTCGAAAAGATTGAAAAGTCATGATGAAATGAGTGTTGAGATATTTCGTGAATTCAGCTTAATGACCATTGACGTTATCTTAAAGTGTTTAATGGGTTTTGATTCTGAATGTCAAAAAGAAGACAGTGAGCATCAAGCTTATGTGAAAAGTATTTACAAAGTCACACGATGTGCAGCACAGCGATTTCGAGGGTCTATTTTACTGAGGTTTGATTGGATATATTATAAAACTCATGACGGGAaggaatatttaaaatcaagtaAGGATGCTCGAGATTATGCCGAAAAAGTTATCAATTTGAGAAGAAAGGAATATGCGGACGGGGCAACTATTGGCTCTAAATTAGGACTGAATAGAAAGAATAATCGGCATCATGATTTCCTTGATATACTTCTACAAGCGAAAGATTCCGATGGAAATCATTTAACGGAAAAAGAGATTTCAGATGAAGTCAATACTTTTATGTTTGAGGGTCACGATACCACAACAAGTGCAATATCATGGACTTGCTATTGCTTGGCTACGAATCCAAAACACCAAGATCTTTGTTACGATGAAATCTCAGAAATTTTAGGCGGCAAGGAAGACTTGGAATTAAATGATCTAACAAATTTGCCATATCTTACCATGTGTATAAAAGAAGCCTTACGTCTGTATCCACCCGTGCCTTCTATCACCCGGTCTCCAACATCAGATCTTAATGTTAAtggtaaaattataaaaaagggAACAGATGTTATTTTATCAATGTTAGGTGTTCACCACAACTCAAGACTTTGGCCAAATCCAGAACTTTATGATCCGAGTCGATTTACACCCGAAAACTCATTGAAGCGTGACCCATTTTCTTACATTCCGTTTTCAGCTGGAATCCGTAACTGCATTGGCCAAAATTTTGCGatgaatgaaatcaaaatatgcGTGGTGCATGTGCTTAGGAACTTCCATCTTGCTCTTGATGAAACGAAGCTGATCACAGAATCACTGGAGGTAATTTACAGGAGCAGAACTGGAATTCATTTAATTGTGAAGAAAAGAAGCCATAATGAACTTGAATAGATATTTTGTCCAGGTTGGGTCATTACATTTCTTGGTTTGTACCTAGTTTGTTCTTTGTTTATTCACGCATCTGAGTAAAAGTAACACTATCGCCATTGCATTACTGATTACTCTGCTGATAGCTGTGGGTGATGATTATGTGCCAGATTCACCCTGTTTCCAGTCCATGTGGGGTATGGGAATAGCTTTCCTGTTATTCGtctttcagatgcatggacttgattgtggAAGAAGCGTAACCGGCCAGTGGTTAGGTGAACCGCCCTACTgctgcgaggagtccagcaatcctctcgcatataatTATCCTCCACAGGATACGAGCCTGCGAATCAATGCAAGCTAATCAAGACGTatgatggcgagtgtattcctatcGCTTAGCATGATGTGCACATCATTGAGACGATTTTTCAGTTATGCATTACTCCATCATCAATGACCATATATCAGGCTCGGCAGAAACCATTTGTCACCGCATCTTTGAATGGGTTCACATGTTTGAACCCCatggaaaacaataattttcGAGAAGATTGCTAGACTTTTCACCATAGGTAGACTCTTTGTCATAGGATAATTCCTGTAATCGCTGGTCAGTTACTGCTTCCtctaccaccaagtccatgcaactgattgaaataattggTTAACAAATTCCATACCCAAAAGGCCTTGATTCACTGTATATTTGAGACATCTTTTCGCTTTTCAGTCATTACCATATCCGGTCTCAACTGGTAGAATTAAGAAACCAATGGCTGGAATTAACCtgttttattatcatttttttctctTCTGTATAATTATGAAACTCCATTTCATTTTGGTCTATGCTTGATGGCAGCGGAGTCGAGCATCTCTGCCAACCACTTAGAAGAAGTGTTCAGGCATATTATTGCGTCATAATTGACAGTTCACTGCAAAATGTCTACTAGTTACCTAGTATTCTACGCTAGAAGGCTGTTGCTTTCACTTACCTTCGTCttagtgtccatatatttgagcattataTTTGATTGATACACAGTTTCCATTTATGTTTTCCAATATTCTCCAGGGtaaatttttatacaaagttCTACTATAAGACGTCTACTTAGCAAagttttgatttctttttcaaaCATAACTAAAGGGTAAAGTTTTTTATATGCGTATTCAttattcattgttttatttcttgaatatgataataatataaatattattttgcagTATTAATCCAATAGTAAAgcttttatttgtttgtttctgATATTTTCTTGATGTTACTTAAATCTGTTATAACaatttcttcaatatttttaataaattttatttatgacaCGAATTTGTGTCTGCCACTCTAAACAATACCAACTGATATCTGATGACATGTAAGGTGCTcctgtttttttgaaaaaaaaaaaatcttttcgcttcagcattgcctacctaATTTGTTAACCCTGAGTGGAGtggtttatttgattttactACCTTTATTGATTTAGTTCCCAAGCAGcctcaatcaatttttatatcttAATACAGGGGTCGGGGACCTTTTTGATCAAGAGAGCCATGAAAAGTACATATTTCCAATTCGTGTAAACCAAATAACTTTTCTTCACTCAATCAGGCGttaaatttttactcaaaagtcaacacttacagtcaatatacatttaatgtggcttctgatgctgcatgttgtgCTGATGGCCTTGAACGCTTGCTCTGATGCagcacaagttgaaatctacgatactcatcacccttctttcgtttaggcatttctgtagtattttaaaaactaGCTTTCCTAGTCCGAtctaaatattacaaattatatttCCATGGGTATTTATCACTCTTCTTATTGCTATTATAATCGGTTGCTGCGCAATCGTTCTCTCATGCAATGTGCACTGTTGagatgttttaaatatttagcCAACTGTTAGGCATAATTATCATTTTGCACCAATAATGTGCTCTCAAATGCTTTTTAATTTAGAATGTATCTTTTCATAATTTCAATCTATAAATTGTAGAAATCTTCTTCCATATTGTGtgataatttgaaaattctaaaatatttccgaGTAGTATACTATACCAAAtactttatgaaaaatattcttaaatttgaaaatttgaatgtttaacttaaatatttgaatgaattgCTTTCTAGATTCTTTCAGATTTAATTCTAGGAATataataaatctttattttgttcaatttgcTGGAGTGAcaattttggaataaaaatgttagtaattaataattattcatgATTATTATTTGAATCAGGAATTATGAGAAACAACCAGTTTTAAAtatattcgattcattttgTTCATCACTATTGTTAAATTCATTCAATATAACACTATGGGATattgaattcaacaaatttggGACCTCCataagtatgcgcaccaagatggcacacaacctgaaattagtatgtgtgtaccagttgggattcaggttgtgtgacatcttggtacgcatacttctggagctcccaaATTTTTGTGGACATCTATTGActtaaatttatttacataaaataatGTGTTCAATGTGAATATCGTTACtttcttaataattaatatctccCTTTGTTACTTCTATGTTATGTGCAAACTGTTATTTGGTGCCCAAGTGCATTTGTTAGGTTTCTGTCATTTCTAACAAATACtaagaattttttaataagaaaaATGTCCTCCatatcacatatttttaaattctagaAATCTAATTCAGCgttaatttatatttcttaGAATACAGCTTCAGCGTATggctgaatttttatttttgatctttCGAGATGCAGTGAAGCTTGACTATATCTGTCATAATGATATTATCCTGTACATGCTTCATTGAAATTgacttttgaatttgaaattgggattttttcaaaaaatattggaatggTCTTTCTGTTCAAAGTGTTAAATTCTTCATTGTATTTCCAGTTTATTAATAGTCATTGAAAGATAGTTATTAGAATGTCTGTAAAGAAAATTTGCTGCATTGGGGCTGGTTATGTAGGTGGACCAACATGCTCTGTGATTGCAAAAGAATGTCCCCATATTCGTGTGACAATCGTGGATATAAATGCAGATCGTATCGCTGCCTGGAATTCAAATGAATTGCCGATTTATGAACCGGAACTGGAAGACATTGTGATGTCATGCCGaggaaaaaatttgtttttttcaacagaagtagaaaaagaaattattgaagcagatttaatttttatttctgtgaATACGCCAACAAAAACGTACGGTGTAGGAAAAGGAAGAGCAGCAGATCTGAAATATGTAGAAGCGTGCGCAAGGACAATTGCTGCAGTTTCAAAAAGCGATAAAATTGTCGTGGAAAAAAGCACAGTACCAGTCAAAGCAGCAGCAAGCATCCAAAGGATTCTCGGTGCCAATATGAATTTAGATATTAAATTTCAAGTCCTTTCAAATCCTGAATTTCTTGCAGAAGGGACTGCAATTCAAAACTTGCTTCATCCAGACAGGGTTTTAATAGGTGGAGAAGAATCTAAAGCTGGGAAAAAGGCAATTGAAACCTTATCTGAGGTATATAGCAATTGGGTGCCTAAAGAAAAGATTATAACAACAAATACATGGTCTTCGGAATTATCGAAATTAGCTGCAAATGCTTTTTTAGCTCAAAGAATCAGCAGCATTAATGCTATGAGTGCAGTTTGTGAAGCCACAGGGGCTGACGTGGAAGAAGTTGCGAATGCCATAGGAATGGATACAAGAATCGGCAATAAGTTTTTGAAAGCTTCGGTCGGTTTTGGAGGAAGCTGTTTTCAGAAGGACGTGTTAAATTTAGTATATTTGTGTGAAAGTTTGAATTTACCGAAAGTAGCACAATATTGGCAACAAGttattgaaatcaataattatcaACGCAAACGTTTTGCTAGTGGGATCATAAATTGTCTTTTCAACACTGTATCGGGAAAGAAAATAACACTGTTCGGTTTCGCTTTCAAAAAGGACACTGGAGACACCAGAGAGTCATCTGCAATCTACATTTCAAAATACCTTCTTGACGAAGGTGCAAAGTTAGCAATATACGATCCAAAAGTGTCGAGACGACAAATTATAAGTGATTTGAGCCATCCAACCATTTCAACTCCAGAAAAGGTAGCTGAGCTTGTTACTTCAGTAACAGACCCGTACGAAGCATGCAAGGATTCCCATGCAATTGCAGTCTGTACTGAATGGGACATGTTCAAAGACCTTGATTATAAAAGAATATTCGATTGCATGTTGAAACCGGCATTCATTTTTGATGGTCGTGGAATTCTGCCTCATGAAGAATTGAATAGCATAGGATTTCATGTAAGTATACTTATCGCTTAGATCTGTGTAAATTTGAGTAACTATCAGGTTGAATAATTGTCTTGGTAAATCATTAAAAGTCTTGCATTGTTtaacacagtggttctcaaccattTATGCTGTGTGACCCCTCTTCTGAAGGTATTTATCACTTATGGTCCcatgtttatcattccagtggtatttatagtgttatgtTGACTGTTggatcccattatgttcaaacaattcatgctcaaaaaagtgaaaacattatgtttaaacaattcatgctcaaaaaagtgaaaacatcctgtgaaataattttatcaagtCATGCAACTAGAAGAACAaggagttttcttgtaaagtggAAAGTAAAGTCAGTTTTGGGCCCACAATTGGGGCCTCCCTCCAATGCTCTGTGGCCCCCGGATGGAACATTGATGTCTCCCAAATATTTGAACTACAATTCAGGGACGTTCTAACCGGtcaatttgattgaaaatttaatatataaaatattttaaattcccgattatcaaaataatttagaatagttatatatattaaaatcattacAGCAAATGAAGTCTCACAGTCCGATCAGAAAAGCTctctttcaatttttgaaaataataaaaaaaaaaaaagatttgtgaCTCTATTTGgaatatatacaatattcaatgatattattttataatctgTTTGGGAATGATTGTTCTTCCACCTGCAGCCACCCCGCTGCAGCTTTTTGAATAAGAGTTATGCTATTCATGCGTCGTATTATTGACCCTGCTTTGATCAATACATATTCAACGATATTATTTTCTAGAAAAAATATCTGTTATGTTGCAAAAAGACATGTTTTCTCGATTAACTTATCAAGCATTTacgattatatatatacagctattattattcaaatcacGAAGGTTATTTTCGAAGGcttattaaatttttcttttatctTGGCTCAATAAATTGCACTTCTGTGGATTTAAATAATCCTTATTAGAAATTGACCACCGATCTACTTTAGTAAATTTAATccttgttttaatattttattaattaaaattgtgatttattCCACATCGCCCTCGGTCATGCCTAAGATTGTGATCATAATATATCATTAAATGAGTTATGTTTATAAAAACCATTAAGGAGTGGCCACCTGATAATAACCATGGAATGCAATATTGTAAACTAAAATAGAAAGAGAGCTTCCTAGAAATTGGTCATTTCCAGACtctaaatattttgaaatcaaaatacCAAGGACTTATTTTGTCAATTATCTTTGCCAATGTTTAGATTCCAGTGTCTGTTATTGTTTTTAGGGGGAGCAGTTAATACCTGTTCAGACTAACAGTCCCCACAGTGTGATTTGTATtcagtaaaataaatttattgtgtaAGGAACAGTGATGAGGAAATTTCTTGCCAATTCtactaaataaaattaattttgatacaTCAAAATATGCCTTATTTACTTCTTAATGCTTTATTTTTCAGGAGCGACATTTGAcattattcatattgaaatttgttaaacTCAAGTAAAAATCATtagaagaataaaaataaatacagtaattcTAAAACATAAAATTGTTTCCCATTTCCTATCATAATGGCATCtctatgaaataaaatttgtcaGAGGGAAAAATAATAAGTCATGGGTGGCAGCTTTCAAACCCTTTGTAAATACATACCTGGGCGTTAACTTTTCTTCtctatatttatgtataacTTGACATTTAAATGCTAAAGGTTTCTTACAACCTTCACAATACCAAAAGAATTTTCATTCATAAAATACTGCTGTTTACTTTTTAGGTGGAGGCGATTGGAAAGACTGTTTCAAAAGGAAGCGCCTTCATGGTACAAAGCAAtggaaataatatattatcGCCTACGTCAAGAGTCCTGCCATAATGAATTTTAGTTATTTGCTGCTGTATTATGTACAATGCCGTATTCTTCAATTATGTAGTGATTGGTATTTATCTACCATATCCTGTtactattatttattatataggGCGGATGCTTATTACCACTGTTCAAAATTCAGTGGCCCATCTAAtttctcatgcaagggaaaaactatgagaaacaagaattttttttcgcaAAAATAGACACTTCAACTTTTTACTCAAAATGAAAAAGACGACCCAATTTccaaaaacagcatcatcattcattgatAGTCAATCAAATTATAcctatttatcaataactccTGCAATTTTCAATGTGTTTATGACTCACCTGAAAATGTGTCTGTGacccagcagtgggccatgcatggcccactggttgagaaccggtgCTCTAGTCATTTACTTGACCCAAGTTGGATGAGATTCTGAATCactaatgaaatgaaaaatgacTTGGATTTGAACTCAACTGGCCACCACTGAGACTCAGTGATTGACTCGACTTGACTCTGGTTTGAGGGACCTCCACAAGTGgcgacatgggcaaactactaATATACACTAGTAATgcatttttgaatgaaatattctcCTATATCACAATATCATAAAGTATGTTAGTTTTGtttgtaaaatttgtttttacttgTTTGTTTTATACGCCATAGTTCTGAAGGAGTTGTGTAAATCGAATTTAAtttctaataatataattttaaatgtgTTTCTTCAATGAAATcagtaatattaataatattgttcAATTAAATATGTGTTTCTAACTGTTATTCCAACTTAATCCGTGTAAAATGGATTTATTGCTGTGTTGTTTTTTACCCTTTATCAAGATTATGGGATTTGTATTATTAATTTCATATGTATGCTTACTTTATTTTCTCTTGCTATGCTTAATGCTTGGAAAGTGGTTAGAACCTTTTATACAGACCACGGCTGACCGACAGTCTATGTTCAGTCACCACAGTTATTTCTGATCTTTGCAGTAGGATTTTATCCGCTAAATCTTTGAGTGCTGGTTGCAGTATGTAATCCACGTGCCATTGTGATGAACAGAACCCTGTATCATGACTAACATAAATGTTCAACTCATAATATGTTCCCATTGGTCAATATATCAAACAAACTTGAAGTCAAATCAAATCGAATTTCCTGCGACCCTTCAGTTTGGTGATGATTGGCGCTAACATTGTCACTGGAACAAGCATGTAGACCAAATACTACACACACAACAATATTTCTATCATTAAAATAGccaacaaaatttaatttcctcacaaaaattgaagtaacaaatCGATTAGTTAAGATAAGTCAAGtcgttatttgttttcagatgcatggacagATATGTATGTCGCAAAATAATGTCCACATCAACATCTGTCAAGTGCTGTTATGTTCATTCTAATACACAAATGTTAATGTTGCCAAGTTTTTAAGAAGTTCCAAGTCCACTGTATTTTGATACAACATTAACTTATTAGATTGTATTCACAATAAGCTACACAATTCTGGACCAATGTTTATTTTCCTGTTGCCATGATTATCTCTATATTTAATGAGCGATTGATGCTATCATGTTTTTATATTGTTACTTTTATGTTTGATTGCATATCATTGTGGTCATGCTTTCAATCCCAATTCCAGATTAAACTTTGAAACCAAGGTTTTTTGATTGTTGCATTATGACCTTGTTTGGGTTACTGGtgctatgtttttttatttttcaacttcattactgtttttcaatattatttgcgGATGTGCTAGTCAAGGATTACAATTTTAATCAGTTTTGAATACTGTATAATTAAAGCATTCTTTTTTGTTGCATtgaatgatttttattatatgcaataatACAGAAAGaatgattttttgaaaataagatATTATTAGCTGTTATTTATCCTACCCATCAAATGATGAAGtgtaatgaattaaaaatattacatatGAATGGTAAAATTATTGGCAATGCACGCTTGGAGGTGAACTCTCACACTTGTAGTGCGacaaaattaatcaattttaaaacattcaaaGTTGTGAGAAATTTTACAAGTGTACACCAACATACTGAAACTGGCATGTGACcatacatatataaaatttaggGGTCAATTTATTTGATGAGTTGACTATTCCCAGATATGATGGGGTTGATGACCACTAATAACAAGTAAAACAAatatccatatttttttttcgatgtgtGATAGATATTGTTTTCATAGAAACATTATTCCTTTTATACTATATGTTGCGTATATGTTTATTACTATTTAATTATTTGTGCCATAGTACTTCACTTAGCAATTTTCAACTTACATTTACTGCAAGAGCTGGAAACTTTCCTGATACATGGCTTCCAAAGACTCTCCTTTTCGTCGCACCTGGCTCTTTTCAACAAAAGTACTTTTGCTTTCATCAACGTGTTTGCCCGGTGGCAACACGTCAAACTCCCATTTCAACTCCCGACTTTGAGGGAATTATGACTTTTGACTTCCGGATGTTTCAGAAAACGACTCTGGCTCCGAATCCAATGGCGAACTGCCGACTCTGCACCCTGCTTGCAACGACTTGATTGACAGAACCTTCATAAAATTCCAACAACATATTATAATGTAATCATGAAGCGCAATAATTTCcactatatattttattttcaatttcgtaTTGTGCACAATTAGGCAATCATTAATTTATTATGACTTGTTCTGTAGCTGCCTGTAGTAAGATATATATGATATGAAGTGTCCTGTGTTTCTCTTGTATTGGTTGGAGGCCTTTGATCTAAGAAATTGAAAAGAAGGATCGATCTTGATTCCGTCCGTTTTGAAATCAAAGTGCGGTCATGCGTAGTCGGGAAGGGTTTCCCAGGGCTGAGGGTTTGGAAATATTCATTATTACTT
The genomic region above belongs to Styela clava chromosome 13, kaStyClav1.hap1.2, whole genome shotgun sequence and contains:
- the LOC120332526 gene encoding UDP-glucose 6-dehydrogenase-like codes for the protein MSVKKICCIGAGYVGGPTCSVIAKECPHIRVTIVDINADRIAAWNSNELPIYEPELEDIVMSCRGKNLFFSTEVEKEIIEADLIFISVNTPTKTYGVGKGRAADLKYVEACARTIAAVSKSDKIVVEKSTVPVKAAASIQRILGANMNLDIKFQVLSNPEFLAEGTAIQNLLHPDRVLIGGEESKAGKKAIETLSEVYSNWVPKEKIITTNTWSSELSKLAANAFLAQRISSINAMSAVCEATGADVEEVANAIGMDTRIGNKFLKASVGFGGSCFQKDVLNLVYLCESLNLPKVAQYWQQVIEINNYQRKRFASGIINCLFNTVSGKKITLFGFAFKKDTGDTRESSAIYISKYLLDEGAKLAIYDPKVSRRQIISDLSHPTISTPEKVAELVTSVTDPYEACKDSHAIAVCTEWDMFKDLDYKRIFDCMLKPAFIFDGRGILPHEELNSIGFHVEAIGKTVSKGSAFMVQSNGNNILSPTSRVLP
- the LOC120332530 gene encoding tRNA-queuosine alpha-mannosyltransferase-like, whose translation is METKDLLILEPFYGGSHKQLIKTITNSLDNHNVKYDLFTLRAKKWPWKARCGAIMLSEAIPRDVSYRTLFCSSDLSLSEFVGIRPDFYHCHKVVYFHENQLVYPVQKSETLDFQFGYNQILTALAANEIYFNSLYNFQSFVMNINEFLRRIPEYKPKDIKEKIESKSKVLHFPLTFNKEISTLKVKEDSNEKILHIVWAHRWEYDKDPLTFFKTLFELQENDFKFCVSILGQGFTDVPKVFTEGKEKLKEGTIQNWGYVEDRNKYLSILQSCDVAISTAIHEFFGVSMMECCYSGCYPLCPNKLSYPEIYPSECLYNTPRQLYKKLREFCLKPWLASELHKKLNIDYSKYSWDKMESDYLNILKVGSKRQCT